In Festucalex cinctus isolate MCC-2025b chromosome 5, RoL_Fcin_1.0, whole genome shotgun sequence, a single genomic region encodes these proteins:
- the LOC144019104 gene encoding hyaluronan and proteoglycan link protein 1-like, with amino-acid sequence MTSLLCIIVFSLTLAGSVSSQLTGTPTSYSVKVLADLGANVTLPCRLPKESHSFFTVGIRVKWTKLADDEALNEDVLLSMGFHKKTYGSFEDRVYLQELDSEDASLVITDVSKDDTGTYRCEIINGMLDTVQQIGLEVQSALTDGMVFPYSPPLGRYSFNFDDAVQACLDQDAVIASFEHLFEAWKDGLDWCNAGWLDDGTVQYPITKPRQPCGGANKGPGLRNYGRRDKYMSLFDVFCFIRPLNGSFYWLTQPERLNFDEAVQACFDDGAEIAKVGHIFAAWKLEGYDRCDAGWLADGSVRYPISRPRKNCSPAEAAVRVVGFPDKQEKLYGVYCFRPEP; translated from the exons TTAAGGTGTTAGCCGACCTCGGAGCCAATGTTACTTTGCCGTGCCGTCTCCCGAAAGAAAGCCACAGCTTCTTCACCGTCGGCATCCGAGTGAAATGGACCAAGCTGGCGGACGACGAGGCCCTGAATGAGGACGTGCTGCTTTCCATGGGCTTCCACAAGAAAACCTACGGCAGCTTCGAGGATCGCGTCTACCTGCAAGAGCTGGATAGCGAAGACGCGTCCTTGGTGATAACTGACGTTTCCAAGGATGACACTGGAACGTACCGTTGTGAGATCATCAACGGGATGTTGGACACCGTACAACAGATTGGCTTGGAGGTGCAAAGTGCCCTCACTGATG GTATGGTGTTCCCCTACTCTCCGCCACTCGGCCGCTACAGCTTTAACTTCGACGACGCTGTGCAGGCTTGTTTGGATCAGGATGCGGTGATCGCCTCCTTTGAGCACCTGTTTGAAGCCTGGAAGGACGGCCTGGACTGGTGCAATGCTGGCTGGCTGGACGATGGCACCGTGCAGTATCCCATCACAAAGCCTAGACAACCCTGTGGCGGTGCCAACAAAGGACCCGGGCTCAGAAACTACGGCAGGCGTGACAAGTACATGAGCCTCTTTGATGTGTTCTGCTTCATCAGGCCATTGAATG GAAGTTTCTATTGGCTGACTCAGCCTGAGAGGCTCAACTTCGATGAGGCCGTCCAGGCTTGCTTCGATGACGGCGCAGAGATCGCCAAGGTGGGTCACATTTTCGCCGCTTGGAAGCTGGAAGGCTACGATCGCTGCGACGCCGGCTGGCTGGCCGACGGCAGCGTCCGCTACCCGATCTCCAGACCCCGCAAGAACTGCAGCCCCGCGGAGGCTGCGGTGCGCGTTGTCGGATTTCCAGACAAGCAAGAAAAGCTCTACGGTGTCTACTGCTTTAGGCCTGAGCCCTGA